The DNA window AGAAAGACCTTACTTCGTAATTGTGCCATCAACATCAGAGACAACTATACGAGTATTCCATTTCCACAGATAAATTCTAGCATCCACCTGTTCAATAAAACATTTCAGTTAAGCATATATAGAAAAATCCAAATGGTAAATGAGAACCTAGGTGACGATGCTGTTATAAATGGAAGTGAATGCTATTATACATAGAACAATCCATAAAAATAACCTGCTGCCTCCCCAGCATTGCTGTTGAAAATGTGAAGGTTATAATGTTCCGTCCTTCCTCCAGATTCAAGGTTGCCAGCTGTTCAGATGTTGGAATGATTGATCTCACCTTCTTTTTAGTGACCTTGATTTTGGGTACATTTTTATCCTTGATCATATCACCAGTACAATCCGAACCACCAGAATCTTTAGTGTCATTCAGAGCTGGCTGTATAGAGTTCACGGTTCTTGATTTTCCAATTGGGAAAGGCCAGAGTCTCCAGCTTCCACCAGATCGAACAATCGCCCTTTCTGGATCCCCTACAAGCATTTTCTCAACTCTGTCAATAACTATAATGCCTTCTGGCTTAAAAATCTGTTCACATCCAAATGCAGCCATCCCTAAAATAATTGGTGCAGCTGCATCCCATGTAAAGTAATGACCACGAATTTTGACAATAAGCCTATCATGCTTTATAAGTGCAGGACCCAGAGAAATGAAATTCTCCAGATCCACTTTTTCAGCATCAAATGCTTGCAAAACAGCATCAACCCCCATTTCTTCATATAGCAAGTGCTTGCATAGAGATATCTCTCCATAAGGCATGGGATATAGCAAGTACCCACAGTTCAAAAACATCTAAATTGTCTAAAGACAAAAAGATGTGGAAAATGCATATAGATAAAGTTCTCTTACCAACAGGACTGCTTGTAGATTTAAGTACAAGTTCCTCAGATGCCTGAGTACCCAAAACTTTAGGATGTTCATGTGCTAAGTTATGCTCAGAGTCTGCATCTGGCTTTGACAAGGTCGAGACAACTTGCCCAAGGCGGCTTAACTTCAAATTTAAAGAATTTGAATCAAGAGAATGGCTTAAAGGATGACAAGCATTGGATCCTTCCAGACTATCAATGTTCCGTATAATCGGTAAAGATTCTGGCAGCCACACACCATTTTCCCCTGAAGCCATATGAGCTCTTGGAATACTGACTGGGCTTGATTTAGTCCCTGATTCCTCAATCAAACCTTCGAAATTAATTGCAGTATACTCATCAGCAAGCTTGCCTGGAGACAAAGATGAAGCATGATTTAGATCGACTCTCTCATGGTCATCTTCAATGCCATCCAAGGTAAGAGATGGATGATTTTCGGTCTGCAGGGATTCTTGAAAAACTGATTCCTTAAACTGGACCCCAACTGGATCAAGGCCATCAATGTCACCAAACAGAAGCTGATCTTCTTCTGAACCCTCTGATGGCAGAATGctttctttcaaaaaaagagaatcaaCAACTGCTTCTTGAGTATCACAAACAAACTCCGATGAAGGACAGTGATCTTTTGTGTAATCATCTAGACCAATATTTTCCTTCCACTGGACTGGACTTGAACTGCTGCGATCAGAAGAGGTGTGCATGCCTTGTGGCACTGCTTCTTCTATTGACTCAAAGATTTCATTGACACCAGCCTCTTGATTAAGCAACACTAGCACCTTTGATGGCTTTCCAAGATCTACCCCATTATACTCAGATATATGAGAATGAGAAAGATCTGTTGTTTGGGATTCATTCTCCAGAATCTCAACTGGACCCATCTCCAAATTATCGTTCTGAGAAAGGCCCTCAGTCATCGTATGTTGGTGATTCACTTCAACAGAATTAAAAGTACTATGCAAATTAGGTGGTAAAAGGGACTCTGCAGTTGAGTTAAGAGAAGTTAACTCATTTTCATGAACAGTTTTAGTGTTAAGAAACTCAGAGGAATCTCCATCTCCTATAATTCCTGAAGCACAAAGATTTTCTTCAACTGCTACTACTTTAGAATCTGGTCGTGGGGTTACCTCAGTTATAAGCTCAGTGTTCTGGTATAGAACTCGAGCATGAGGCTCAACTTCCTCACACCTGCCATAACAAAATTCCATGGTCTCAGTGGCTTGTGCAAAGGAGCCATTCATTCCTACGGTCGAGATCTCTGTCGCTTCacagtatgcaaaggagttaaAGTTTCGATTTTCAGTTTTCTCCACAGAAATATTACTACTTATAATACTAGACATTTTATCAGAAAACTGTTCTATACCGGAATGTGTACTCTGCCCTGCATCAAGCTCGACCAGATCTGGATTCTGCAAACCAGCCATGGTACTCTCAGAAACAGAACCTTCGGCCATCTCATCAAAAACAGCAATCCTTAAACTAAATTCGTCAATAACTGTTGATACTTCAGAGATTATCTCACTTCTATCAAACGCCTCAAACGTGGAAATCTCCATGAATTGCTCGGGAGTTGTCAAAGGTGGCTCCTTTGGACTAATTACCTCATCGGGACTCTCTGGATTATTAGGACCAGACCCAGAATTATTGCAGGGATCAGTTTCTACATTTACAGTAGGAAGATCAGAACTAATGTTAATACTATCACCAAGCAACGAGCTGCCCGGGCTTTGTTTGTTATTAGGCTGCAAATCCCCATCAACCTCATCGACTGGTACAGCATCCTTAGAAGTATTATCCATCTTAGGCTCGATGGTTGGAAGGTCCGTAGACCATTTCATGTCCAAAAGGTCAGCCGCAATCTCTGCACGTTCCAGCGAACCCATCCGCTCTGCGCCAACGCTGCTGCCTTTGCTCCTACTACCGTCTTCCTTCATGGATTTACGCCCAAATACAAGCCCCAAAATTCCAGACCGACGAGAACTCGTCTTCGGTAAAATCTTTGAATTCGACTCATCAGTTGAAGCGGGCGAGCTTGGCTGATTAGCATCAAAATCGCCACTTTTAGACTTTTTAATCCTTCCATTCTGAGACTGCTCCTCCGTCTCATCACCGGAAGATGAAGGAGAGAATACAGATTCCCCTTGTTCCCCTTGTTCCCCTTCCAACTCTCTGAGAAAGTAAGCTTCCCCTTTATGATCCAAGTACATATGAAAATCGGCTTCAACTCCATTAACAGCTATACTAACCACCTTCTCCTTCGTCTTCAATACCCCTTggaattttccaaatttgacaTACCAAGGCGATGTCTTGAAGCTTCCATCTGGTTGTTGAACAACAATTATATCAACAGCTCCTCCGAAAGGGTGAAAAGGACCAGAAACTGTATAAACGCCGCGGCTAATGTAGCTACTGATCCTCTCCACCGCATACATCTTCCCAGAATCCCAATA is part of the Macadamia integrifolia cultivar HAES 741 chromosome 9, SCU_Mint_v3, whole genome shotgun sequence genome and encodes:
- the LOC122088566 gene encoding uncharacterized protein LOC122088566 isoform X1 — translated: MYAVERISSYISRGVYTVSGPFHPFGGAVDIIVVQQPDGSFKTSPWYVKFGKFQGVLKTKEKVVSIAVNGVEADFHMYLDHKGEAYFLRELEGEQGEQGESVFSPSSSGDETEEQSQNGRIKKSKSGDFDANQPSSPASTDESNSKILPKTSSRRSGILGLVFGRKSMKEDGSRSKGSSVGAERMGSLERAEIAADLLDMKWSTDLPTIEPKMDNTSKDAVPVDEVDGDLQPNNKQSPGSSLLGDSINISSDLPTVNVETDPCNNSGSGPNNPESPDEVISPKEPPLTTPEQFMEISTFEAFDRSEIISEVSTVIDEFSLRIAVFDEMAEGSVSESTMAGLQNPDLVELDAGQSTHSGIEQFSDKMSSIISSNISVEKTENRNFNSFAYCEATEISTVGMNGSFAQATETMEFCYGRCEEVEPHARVLYQNTELITEVTPRPDSKVVAVEENLCASGIIGDGDSSEFLNTKTVHENELTSLNSTAESLLPPNLHSTFNSVEVNHQHTMTEGLSQNDNLEMGPVEILENESQTTDLSHSHISEYNGVDLGKPSKVLVLLNQEAGVNEIFESIEEAVPQGMHTSSDRSSSSPVQWKENIGLDDYTKDHCPSSEFVCDTQEAVVDSLFLKESILPSEGSEEDQLLFGDIDGLDPVGVQFKESVFQESLQTENHPSLTLDGIEDDHERVDLNHASSLSPGKLADEYTAINFEGLIEESGTKSSPVSIPRAHMASGENGVWLPESLPIIRNIDSLEGSNACHPLSHSLDSNSLNLKLSRLGQVVSTLSKPDADSEHNLAHEHPKVLGTQASEELVLKSTSSPVGDPERAIVRSGGSWRLWPFPIGKSRTVNSIQPALNDTKDSGGSDCTGDMIKDKNVPKIKVTKKKVRSIIPTSEQLATLNLEEGRNIITFTFSTAMLGRQQVDARIYLWKWNTRIVVSDVDGTITKSDVLGQFMPLVGKDWSQTGVTHLFSAIKENGYQLLFLSARAISQAHLTRQFLFNLRQDGKALPDGPVVISPDGLFPSIFREVIRRAPHEFKIACLEDIKALFPPDCNPFYAGFGNRDTDEFSYLKVGIPKGKIFIINPKGEVAINRWVDTKSYTSLHALVNGMFPARSSAEQEDFNSWNFWKVPLPEINF
- the LOC122088566 gene encoding uncharacterized protein LOC122088566 isoform X3, with the protein product MYAVERISSYISRGVYTVSGPFHPFGGAVDIIVVQQPDGSFKTSPWYVKFGKFQGVLKTKEKVVSIAVNGVEADFHMYLDHKGEAYFLRELEGEQGEQGESVFSPSSSGDETEEQSQNGRIKKSKSGDFDANQPSSPASTDESNSKILPKTSSRRSGILGLVFGRKSMKEDGSRSKGSSVGAERMGSLERAEIAADLLDMKWSTDLPTIEPKMDNTSKDAVPVDEVDGDLQPNNKQSPGSSLLGDSINISSDLPTVNVETDPCNNSGSGPNNPESPDEVISPKEPPLTTPEQFMEISTFEAFDRSEIISEVSTVIDEFSLRIAVFDEMAEGSVSESTMAGLQNPDLVELDAGQSTHSGIEQFSDKMSSIISSNISVEKTENRNFNSFAYCEATEISTVGMNGSFAQATETMEFCYGRCEEVEPHARVLYQNTELITEVTPRPDSKVVAVEENLCASGIIGDGDSSEFLNTKTVHENELTSLNSTAESLLPPNLHSTFNSVEVNHQHTMTEGLSQNDNLEMGPVEILENESQTTDLSHSHISEYNGVDLGKPSKVLVLLNQEAGVNEIFESIEEAVPQGMHTSSDRSSSSPVQWKENIGLDDYTKDHCPSSEFVCDTQEAVVDSLFLKESILPSEGSEEDQLLFGDIDGLDPVGVQFKESVFQESLQTENHPSLTLDGIEDDHERVDLNHASSLSPGKLADEYTAINFEGLIEESGTKSSPVSIPRAHMASGENGVWLPESLPIIRNIDSLEGSNACHPLSHSLDSNSLNLKLSRLGQVVSTLSKPDADSEHNLAHEHPKVLGTQASEELVLKSTSSPVGDPERAIVRSGGSWRLWPFPIGKSRTVNSIQPALNDTKDSGGSDCTGDMIKDKNVPKIKVTKKKVRSIIPTSEQLATLNLEEGRNIITFTFSTAMLGRQQVDARIYLWKWNTRIVVSDVDGTITKSDVLGQFMPLVGKDWSQTGVTHLFSAIKENGYQLLFLSARAISQAHLTRQFLFNLRMEKLYLMGQL
- the LOC122088566 gene encoding uncharacterized protein LOC122088566 isoform X2; this translates as MYAVERISSYISRGVYTVSGPFHPFGGAVDIIVVQQPDGSFKTSPWYVKFGKFQGVLKTKEKVVSIAVNGVEADFHMYLDHKGEAYFLRELEGEQGEQGESVFSPSSSGDETEEQSQNGRIKKSKSGDFDANQPSSPASTDESNSKILPKTSSRRSGILGLVFGRKSMKEDGSRSKGSSVGAERMGSLERAEIAADLLDMKWSTDLPTIEPKMDNTSKDAVPVDEVDGDLQPNNKQSPGSSLLGDSINISSDLPTVNVETDPCNNSGSGPNNPESPDEVISPKEPPLTTPEQFMEISTFEAFDRSEIISEVSTVIDEFSLRIAVFDEMAEGSVSESTMAGLQNPDLVELDAGQSTHSGIEQFSDKMSSIISSNISVEKTENRNFNSFAYCEATEISTVGMNGSFAQATETMEFCYGRCEEVEPHARVLYQNTELITEVTPRPDSKVVAVEENLCASGIIGDGDSSEFLNTKTVHENELTSLNSTAESLLPPNLHSTFNSVEVNHQHTMTEGLSQNDNLEMGPVEILENESQTTDLSHSHISEYNGVDLGKPSKVLVLLNQEAGVNEIFESIEEAVPQGMHTSSDRSSSSPVQWKENIGLDDYTKDHCPSSEFVCDTQEAVVDSLFLKESILPSEGSEEDQLLFGDIDGLDPVGVQFKESVFQESLQTENHPSLTLDGIEDDHERVDLNHASSLSPGKLADEYTAINFEGLIEESGTKSSPVSIPRAHMASGENGVWLPESLPIIRNIDSLEGSNACHPLSHSLDSNSLNLKLSRLGQVVSTLSKPDADSEHNLAHEHPKVLGTQASEELVLKSTSSPVERAIVRSGGSWRLWPFPIGKSRTVNSIQPALNDTKDSGGSDCTGDMIKDKNVPKIKVTKKKVRSIIPTSEQLATLNLEEGRNIITFTFSTAMLGRQQVDARIYLWKWNTRIVVSDVDGTITKSDVLGQFMPLVGKDWSQTGVTHLFSAIKENGYQLLFLSARAISQAHLTRQFLFNLRQDGKALPDGPVVISPDGLFPSIFREVIRRAPHEFKIACLEDIKALFPPDCNPFYAGFGNRDTDEFSYLKVGIPKGKIFIINPKGEVAINRWVDTKSYTSLHALVNGMFPARSSAEQEDFNSWNFWKVPLPEINF